GTGGGGCGGCGGAGGCGTTCGACTCGCGCGTTGAGAAAGCCGGCCGGGTCCACCATGTTGCGAAGCTGGTTCTCCGAAAGGTCGCCGGTTAGCATTTCGTCGGTCCACATGTCGTTGGTGATCTGCGGGCCTTTTCGGGGATCATACGCCGGGATCGATGCGCGCTTCATTCCGCCGGAACTGAGCTCCTGGCGGCGACCGGCTGCTTCGATGTCCCGGGAAACGTCGCGATCTCCGCTGGCCACCGTGTTGACTGCGGTTTCGGCGGGCTTTTGCATTTCCGGTCGCGCGAACGGGTGGAGCGGGTACCGGACCTCCTGGCCGGGCGTGAGCTGGTTCGGATTGGAAATCTGCGGATTGGCGGCGGTGAGAAGTTCGAGCAGCAGTTTCAAGCGGTCGGCGACCTGCTGGAGGGTCGACTCGTCGACGCGGACAAGGGTGGCGCCCATTTCGCCGCCGTCGCCGCGGCTGGGGATCGCCAACGGCGTCTGCTGGTTGATCTTCATTGAGTCTCCTTGCGAGTTATCGCCGCGCCGGGCCCGTGGTTGCGCGGCGGAGGGAAGCAACTTCTCCGCCCCGGTTCCGATAACAGACCAGGAATCGATACGACCGCAATGGCACAGAAGATCCTCCTCAAACACATTCACGCCGTGAAGGGCGACGCACTTCACGAGTTCGACGCGACGCGGGTGTCCAGCCTGACGCTGGGACGCGATCCCTCTTGCGAGGTGCATTTCGATCCGGACCGCGACGACCTGGTGAGCCGGCGCCACGCACAGATTACCGTAGAGGGGAGCGAAGCGCGGGAGTACTACATCGCCGACCTGGGGTCGCGCAACGGAACGTTCGTCAACCGGCAACGGGTCTCGTCTAAGATGCGGATCAAGGGCGGCGACCTGATTCAACTCGGTCCGGGCGGACCGGAGGTGACGTTCGATCTCGATCCGCCGGAGCCGAAGGTACGGCCGACGCGGATGGCCGACGAGCCGATGTACATGCCGTCGCCGCCAACGCGGGAAGCGGTCGCTGCTCCATCAGCGGCTCCCTCCTCTTCCCCAGCGGCGCAGCCGCCGGGACCGCGACCGGTGAGCAAGGCGACAGTGGAACAGATGCTGGCCGCGCAGCAGACGTCGAGCCGGAAGCCGTTTCTCTGGCTGGCCGGACTGCTAGGGCTGATCGTAATCGCCGGGGTTTCCGGAGCGATGTGGCTGCGTGGGCGTGGCCCGGCGATGGCAATCGGCGACAAGACCGTCACCCCGGCGCAGATCGCCGAACGCTTCGCCGATTCGGTGGCGTACGTGGAGCTTTCCTGGAAGTTGTTCGACACGGGGAGCGGACGGCAGATTTTCCACCAGTACGTTCCAAACGCGAAGCAGAACGAAGCCGGCGAAACGGCGCCGCTTGTCCCCGGCGGGCCCGCGCAACTGCCGACCTTCATCGCGCTCGAAGGGCAACTGGAGCCGCTGCTGACGACCTCCGACGGGGGCGGCACGAACCATCCTATCGGCGACGCCGGAACGGGAACCGCATTCGTGGTTGCGCAGGACGGATTTCTGATGACCAACCGGCACGTAGCGGCGGCGTGGAATACCACCTACACGTGGCGCGATCCGGTAGGGCTGGTGCTGGTGGTGGATCCGTATTCGAAGGAGCTGAAGCAAACGACCGCGATCGCGCAAGACCGGTTCCCGGTGTGGACGCCGGCGAAAGCGAAGTACCTGACCTATGAGAACGTGAATCTGGCGTCGCTGACGAGGCTGGGCGAATCGATCGCCAACAAGACCGTGGAAGGGCGCAACGACGTGCTCGACATCACGTTCCCGCGCGAGCGGATTCGCATTCCGGCGAAGGTGTCGCGCGTTTCCGACTACATTGATGTGGCGATGATCAAGATCGATACGCCGCAGCCGCGGCCGCCCGTGCAGATGTTCGATAACTACGACAAAGCGAAGGTCGGCGACAACGCGATCGTGTTGGGGTATCCGGGCATTTCTCCGATGTCGGTTTCGGTCTCGCAGCAAACCGACTTGGGCGTGCGCGACACGGTGGTGCGCGTCGTTCCCGAGCCTACATTGTCGGTCGGCAACATCGGAAAGATCCATCGCTCTCAGGAAAGCGTCGGCAAGGGCGTCTACGCGCAGATCGGCGACATGTACCAGCTCACGATCAACTCGACCGGGTCCGGCAACTCGGGCGGACCGATGTTCGACGATCAGGGCCGCGTGGTGGGCATCTTCAGCGCCGGGGCGGGCGGGCCATTGGCGGGGAACATCACGTTCGCGATTCCGATCCGCTACGGGATGGAGCTGATGGGACCGGCGAAGGTCCGGTAGCGGGGCGCGATGTTTGGGCTCTTCGAAAAGAAGCAGAAGCGGCCGGTGGGCCCGCCTCTGATGATCCGCACAGGGCTGCGGTCCGACCCGGGCTGCGAGCGCGACATCAACGAAGACACCGGACGCATCTACGCGCCGGCCGACCCGGATGCGCTGGGGCGCAAGGGCGTTCTGGCAGTGGTGGCCGATGGAATGGGCGGGCACGAAGCAGGCGAGGTGGCGAGCCGACTGGCCGTGGAGACGATCGGGAAGAACTACTACGACGGCCATCCGGATCCGCCGACGGCGCTGCGCGTCGCCTTCCAGAAGGCCAATTCCGAGATTCTCATGCGCGGGCAGGAAGATCCGAAGCTGAGCGGGATGGGGACGACATGCACGGCGCTGGCGATCCTGAGCGGAGGCCAGGCGTTCATCGGTCACGTCGGCGACAGTCGCAGCTACCTGATCCGCGGAGGAGGGATTTATCACCTCACCGAAGACGACTCGCAGGTGATGGAGCTGGTGCGGCGGGGACTGCTGAGCCTGGAAGAGGCGCGCAATCACGAGGACCGCAACATTCTGCTGCGGGCGCTGGGGCGAAAATCCGGCGTGTCGGTTTCGGCGTGGGAGAAATCGATGTCGGTGACGCCGGGCGATTGTTTCGTCCTGTGTACGGACGGCCTGCATGACCTGATCGCGGATGAGGAGATCATGTCGGCGGCGACCGAGAAGTCGCCGGACGAAGCGTGCCAATCGCTCGTGGATCTGGCGCGGTTCCGCGGCG
This DNA window, taken from Bryobacteraceae bacterium, encodes the following:
- a CDS encoding FHA domain-containing protein — encoded protein: MAQKILLKHIHAVKGDALHEFDATRVSSLTLGRDPSCEVHFDPDRDDLVSRRHAQITVEGSEAREYYIADLGSRNGTFVNRQRVSSKMRIKGGDLIQLGPGGPEVTFDLDPPEPKVRPTRMADEPMYMPSPPTREAVAAPSAAPSSSPAAQPPGPRPVSKATVEQMLAAQQTSSRKPFLWLAGLLGLIVIAGVSGAMWLRGRGPAMAIGDKTVTPAQIAERFADSVAYVELSWKLFDTGSGRQIFHQYVPNAKQNEAGETAPLVPGGPAQLPTFIALEGQLEPLLTTSDGGGTNHPIGDAGTGTAFVVAQDGFLMTNRHVAAAWNTTYTWRDPVGLVLVVDPYSKELKQTTAIAQDRFPVWTPAKAKYLTYENVNLASLTRLGESIANKTVEGRNDVLDITFPRERIRIPAKVSRVSDYIDVAMIKIDTPQPRPPVQMFDNYDKAKVGDNAIVLGYPGISPMSVSVSQQTDLGVRDTVVRVVPEPTLSVGNIGKIHRSQESVGKGVYAQIGDMYQLTINSTGSGNSGGPMFDDQGRVVGIFSAGAGGPLAGNITFAIPIRYGMELMGPAKVR
- a CDS encoding PP2C family serine/threonine-protein phosphatase is translated as MFGLFEKKQKRPVGPPLMIRTGLRSDPGCERDINEDTGRIYAPADPDALGRKGVLAVVADGMGGHEAGEVASRLAVETIGKNYYDGHPDPPTALRVAFQKANSEILMRGQEDPKLSGMGTTCTALAILSGGQAFIGHVGDSRSYLIRGGGIYHLTEDDSQVMELVRRGLLSLEEARNHEDRNILLRALGRKSGVSVSAWEKSMSVTPGDCFVLCTDGLHDLIADEEIMSAATEKSPDEACQSLVDLARFRGGFDNITVAILAVAPANGTTKEPTA